Genomic window (Spirosoma sp. KCTC 42546):
CTTTGGTAGGCTTTAAGGGTATCGGCAGGTAGCGCATCTTCGGAAACCGATAGCAGAATATGCGATGCGTTGACGTCTTCCTGCATATGCTGGTAAGCCTCAGCCGTGAGCGCTTCAACAAGCACTTTGTCGGTCAGATAGGACTGCGCCAGTTGCTTCCGGTAGGTATTCATTTCCTCCCGAAAGGCCTCGGTCGTATCGCGACCTTCTGTTTCGGCTGCCAGAACTTTCAGTTTTAGATTCGTATAGAGATCGAAGTAGCCTTTGACGTCGGTTCGCTGAGTCGAATCAGACGAAAGCTGGTTTTTGGTAAACGACTGAAAAAAGTCATCGGTCGTAAAGGGTTTGTTGCCCAATGTCAGAATAACTGGCTTCGGGGGTGGTGTTTGCTGAACAACCGGTGCAGTTGTTTTACAGGCTGTTACGAGTAAGGCCAATAAAAAACCGCCTGTTAAATGGCGCATAGCGTCTAGTAAAGGTAATTTTGGACGTATAGGTGAAACAGATACAAAGGCAAAAACATTCGTTATCTATAGGGAACGATGTGCCAACACGCTTATTGGCGTACCGGCTGGATTTTCACCGCTTTAAGCTGAATGTCATACTCCAGCCCATAGTCGAAGGCATCTTTCATATTCTGGCCGGTAAACACCGCCGGCACATGCACCAGCCGCTGTTTCTTCTGGCGTAAATCGGCTTCGCGAAGGTCAACACTACTTTGCCCCAGCAGATCATCATCATCCAGTTTATCAACGAGTTGCAGTCCAACTCCCGACGCAACCAATCCGGCCGATACATACTTCAGGGGTGTCAGCACCTCGGTGACGGTCAGGAGCAATCCAATCGGAATGGCAACTATGTTATGAATCTTCTGAATTTTCGAAATCGTTTCTTTGGCCTGGTTATAGTCATCGACCTCAATTAAAACGACCGATGCCACAATACGTCCATTTCGAGGCAATGCCAGACTGATCGGTTTCGCAGGATTGTGTTCGGGTGAAGCAGCGGAACGTAGATCAAGCTGTTCATCTTTCCGAACGGTCTCAACGCCCCAGCCTCCATTAACAACAGCGACAGGCTTGTTGTTGGCGTCGTAGCTGGTTAACGAATAGGCCATCATCAGCTCATCGCGCCGACTAATGGTTTCTTCCAGATTAACCGCTTTTAGCGAACGGGGCACCAGTTCTGCGGTGAGCGTTGGTTGGCGGGCGCAGCCTACTAGTATCAGAACCGGGATTACACTGATTAAAATGATTCTCATGATTTTGTTAATAGTCCCGCACCGGCGGACCGGCTGATTTTTAGGATTCAGAGCCACTGGTGTGGTTATGATTTGTACAGATTTTAATCAACTAAATCTTACCTCATCTAATTATCATAAAGATCAGCGTTCTATTGATTTTGTGAAAAATTCATACAAAAACTTCTTCAACAATAGATGTTCCTGAGGAACCATCACCACTGGTCCACTGCCATTGCTCATGCAGACGAATTCGACCGTCGGGTAGTAATTCAGGTGCCGAAGAACAACGACCCGTCATCAACTTACCCTGACTGTTGACATGCTCATAACGCATGTCTAAAAAGCCGCCTTCCAGTACAACCGCAATCAGAAAGCCTTTGACGATGTCTCCTCCGGCATACTCAGCCCACACAAGTTTATCCTGCTGGTGATAGTGAAAAAGCGTATCACCACTTACGTCACCATTTGGTGTATTGGTAACGGATCGGAAGGTTTTGTTGTCGTACATGTTTTTGATTAATGAAGAATGAAGAGTGAAAAATGAAGAATAGAAAAAAGCAAGTCGAACCTATTCTTCAATCTTCACTCTTCATTATCTAAACGCCTGGTTCCTGCTGGCTCAGGCAATGGAAACTGCCCAGCCCCCAGACAATATCGGTTGAATCAATTCCTACGATTTTACGGTCGGGGAAACAGCTGCCGATGATATCCAGCGCTTGCTGGTCTTTAGCACAGCGGAAGGTTGGTACAATGACCGAGCCAGTTGTGATCAGGAAATTAGCGTACGAAGCGGGTAGGCGAAGGCCATCACTCACAACAGGATCGGGCATGGGTAGCTCAACGATATTGAGTTGCTTACCATTCAGCAGCCGCATTTCCTTCAGTTCTTGGTGGATTTCCTGGAGAAACGGGTAATTGGCATCGTTTTGGTTCGATTCATACGCGGCTATGACGGTATCCTCATTGACAAAGCGAACCGTATCGTCAATGTGGCCATCGGTATCGTCGCCAACAATGCCTTCTTCCACCCAAAGTACCTGCTGTACGCCGTAGTAATCACAGAGGTACTGCTCTATTTTCGCCTGGGTCAGGTGGGCATTTCGGTTCTGGTTAAGCAAACACGCCCGGCTGGTCAATACGGTACCAGCTCCATTGAACTCCACAGAACCACCTTCCATGATGATGCCGGGTGTTACGTAATCCAAGTTTCGATAGTGGGCAATTTCAATCGGAATCAGATCGTCGCGATCATAGGGCGGATATTTACCTCCCCAGGCGTTGTACCCCCAGTTGACAATCATCCGTTCTTTTTTCTCAGGATTAATCAGAAAGGCCGGACCGTGATCGCGGCACCAGGAGTCGTTGGTTGGGTGGGGCAGGAGGGTAATGCGGCTCATATCGGCTCCGGCAGCCAGTAAACGTAGTTTGGCCGCCTGGATAACGATCTCGTTGTGGGCGTTAATGCATACCTGCTCACTTTCGGCAATCGCTTTGATAAACTCAATGTAGGCCGGGAACATCAGCTCCTGTTGCTCGCGGGTCCAGGAGGCTTCGGTATGGGGCCAACTGAGCCAGGTAGCCACATGCGGGTGCCACTCAGGCGGAAAGAAAAAGCCCTCTCGGGCCGGGATCAATGCTTGATTTGTTGTTTCAATCAATGGCTGTATATTCATGCGAACGTTAGAAACTCGGCAACAAAAGTACACAAAATATGCGGCTCAACAGATGGAAACACTGGCTGTTCGTACTTGGATTTATCGTAATAAGACTTACCAACAGCTCTGCTCAGCACGGGCAAAAATTAGTAGCAGAACTGGATGTCTTACCCGGTTGGTATCCTGTTCCTCGCACGGCATCATCTGTGTTTCAGGATAATTCGTTAGCCTATCCGAATGCCTATACAAGCTTTTCTCACCTACTCAAAAAAGTAAAGGAGGGCAGTAAAGTTGAGGCTCTGACCATTGATGGTATTATGTTGAAACAGGGTGGCCTGGCTGACTTAAGCCAGCTGCAGACGGTACGCGTGCTGACCATCAACCTGAGTGGAGCAATGCCTCTGCAAACGGATTCTTTGTTTCAGATAATTCAGAATTGGCCCGCCTTAGAGCGCCTTACTATTACGGTAAACCCTTATTTTCCCAACAAAACCGAATCTGGTGGCTTAGTAACGTTGCCCGCTGCCTTTATGCATTTTCCCAACTTGCATGACGTTCGGCTTAGTGGTTCGGGTTTCCAGTGGGACACGTCGTTCAACGCCCTGGCTGGACTGAAATCGCTTCGCTCGCTCGATATATCCAGCTGGCAGCAAGTCAAGCCGTTGCCAATTTACTTCCCACAATTACCTCAGATTACCGCTTTACGAATCAGTGGAATAAATTTTCTGGTCAATCAGCAGACGTTCAGCAATCTCAGCACATTGAGCCAGCTGACGCTGACAAATGTTACGATTGATTCGGTTACGTTTCAGCACACCTTAACGAGTCTGTCTCGGTTGGAAACGCTGGCCCTGGAAACCATTCGTTCCTTACGGAAACTAGCGTTTAATGAGTTGAAGAATCTTAAGTCTGTTGAATTGAGCGGCAATCCAGACTTGTTGGTCGATGCGGCCACCTTTGCTGGATTGCCAGGTTTGGAACGGCTTAGCATTCGAAACCAACAGGCTATAGATATGTCCGGGTTTTGCTCGCTCACTCAGTTGCACACCTTATCCATAAGTGGGATTCGTACACCTACTCAGATTCCAGATTGTATTAGTAAGCTAGATCAGCTTACCGAATTACGAATTGAAAGCGTTCCGCTTAACCGGCTTTCTGATCGTATTGGCTCTTTAAAGCAATTACAAAAACTGAGCCTTAGCCATTGTGGACTCGATTCATTGCCAGCCACCCTTGCTCAACTAATGAACCTGAACGAACTTGGGTTAATGGGCAATAAACTACGTCAGATGCCCAACATCTGGAAGCTGACCAACTTACAGAATCTAAATATTGCCAATAATCAATTGGTTAGTTTGCCCGAAGAGCTTGGCCGACTAACCCATTTGGAAACCCTGGCTGCTTATAATAACAAGCTAACCCAACTGCCCGCGTCGATTGGCCGGTTGGTGAACCTTCGTCTTCTTTCGCTCCAGGCTAATCAACTCGAACAGCTCCCGGAAGAACTGGGGAAACTACGGAAACTTCAGTTCCTGTCGCTGAATAACAATCAGTTAACCGGATTTCCTGCTAGTATGGGTCAACTGGATTCCCTAAAAAGATTGTTAATTGGCAACAACCGGTTGAGGAGTCTGCCTGCCACCTTTTCTCAATTGAAAAGCCTGATTGAATTACATATTGGTACCAATGAATTGACCGCGTTGCCTGCCAACTTTGGATCATTGCATACCCTAACCAATTTAACGATTGAAACGAATCCAATCACTGAATTACCCGCATCTATTTGTGAGTTGTATGCATTAGAGTACCTAACGATTATGGGCACTCAGATCCGGCTCTTGCCTGAGCAAATTGGGGCATTGACTAAACTTCGGCAGGTGACGCTGACTAATAATGAATTAATTGCCCTCCCAACTAGCATTGGGCAATGGCAGCATGTGACAAGTATTTCGTTGGAGCGAAACCGGTTAGAGGGTTTGCCAAATTCACTTGGCCGTTTGGGCAAATTGGGGAATCTGAGAATTAGTGGAAAGGATAAGGTTGTAGAAGGCGCTATGGGGGGCATACAGCAATTGCCTGATAGTATTGTGCACTGTACACAATTGTGGGATTTACTCATTGACCGGCAACCTCAGCTCGATGCCGACGATGTGTTTACCAAAGCTGCCCGGATGAAACGGCTAACCCACCTGAAGGTTACCAATTGTAATATCAGCAAATTACCGACTATAGATTGGAAGAATACAGCTTGGCAAATGCTGGTTCTCTCTCAGAATCTACTAACTGAATTGCCCGTGGGTCTGCTGGATGTACCTGCTTTGCAGACCCTGGCTGTGGCTGAGAATCGACTTCCTGAATCGTTGAACCGTGATTTTCATGATAAAGAATCGGTACGCGTTGCCTTTATCGAAGCAGGTTTAGTGCCACTGGAAAGTTTAAGTAAACCCAACCGAAGGGTAGCTTCTGCCTACATGCAAATGTCAGCTCATAAAGCAAGGCAGCGTGATTGGGCGGGTGTTCTGAGCGATCTGGGAAAAGCCATTGAGTACGCACCTGATACCATCCGTTCCTTTGCTTATGGGCAGCGGGCAAGCTTTCATGTTTTTCGAAAAGAATACCCCGAAGCGCTGGCTGATTATGATAAAGCCATTCAATACGCCCCCCAGCTTCGAAAGGAAAAATTGTCGGATACGATGGCTACCACCCGGACGTTGGCTACGTACTGGCAGCAGAAAGCATTCGTGTTAGGTATAATGGGCCAGTATGATGCGGCTCTGTCGGCTATTACGCAGGCTGAGTCGTTCCTTCCGCCAGCGGATACCTATAGCCCTCTAACTGGTCTTGTTCATACCGAGCGAGGCCGCTATCTGGCCATGAAAGATAAACTGGCCGATGCAGATTCCAGTTATCGCAAGGCGATTCGGGCGTATGAAAAATTGATGCATCCCGATCCTGGAATCCGCCTGACAATTGTTGAACTGAGTTTGCTGACGGGGCAATATGACCGGGCGAAGCGAGCCATTGCCGATCTGCCGATGGATCAGATGCGGGATGGCTATGCCACGCTGAAAGAATATCTTGAAATCTGCATAGCTGTTCTGAAGAATGAACAGACAGGTGCACAGGCTATGGAACGTCTGACAGCTTATCTGGACAAACATCCGGCTAAGATTTATGGATGGCGTTTCGATCTGTTCGACAATTGGTTGACCAAATCGAAACTGCCTACCGAAAAAATGGCAACGCTACGTCAATTAACCGATGCCACCAAAGAGCGACTGGTTAAACCCGAATGAACGGAATCGGAATAGACTAACTAATTAACTTCTGCACAGCCTCGACCGTTAGTTGCCTAAAATCATCGACAATCAGCGCTGCACCTGTGCCGGCTAACTCATCCCGGGTATGCGTTGTTGCTACGGCTACGACGGTCATACCTGCCCGTAAACCCGCTTCAATACCCGCAAATGCATCTTCAAATACCACGCATCGGGCAGGTTCTATGCCCACGTGCTTAGCCGCTGTCAGGTAAATTTCGGGGTCGGGTTTACCCTTTTTAACCATACTGGCATCTACAATTGCATCGAAATAAGGGCGTAGCGGAAG
Coding sequences:
- a CDS encoding leucine-rich repeat protein; its protein translation is MRLNRWKHWLFVLGFIVIRLTNSSAQHGQKLVAELDVLPGWYPVPRTASSVFQDNSLAYPNAYTSFSHLLKKVKEGSKVEALTIDGIMLKQGGLADLSQLQTVRVLTINLSGAMPLQTDSLFQIIQNWPALERLTITVNPYFPNKTESGGLVTLPAAFMHFPNLHDVRLSGSGFQWDTSFNALAGLKSLRSLDISSWQQVKPLPIYFPQLPQITALRISGINFLVNQQTFSNLSTLSQLTLTNVTIDSVTFQHTLTSLSRLETLALETIRSLRKLAFNELKNLKSVELSGNPDLLVDAATFAGLPGLERLSIRNQQAIDMSGFCSLTQLHTLSISGIRTPTQIPDCISKLDQLTELRIESVPLNRLSDRIGSLKQLQKLSLSHCGLDSLPATLAQLMNLNELGLMGNKLRQMPNIWKLTNLQNLNIANNQLVSLPEELGRLTHLETLAAYNNKLTQLPASIGRLVNLRLLSLQANQLEQLPEELGKLRKLQFLSLNNNQLTGFPASMGQLDSLKRLLIGNNRLRSLPATFSQLKSLIELHIGTNELTALPANFGSLHTLTNLTIETNPITELPASICELYALEYLTIMGTQIRLLPEQIGALTKLRQVTLTNNELIALPTSIGQWQHVTSISLERNRLEGLPNSLGRLGKLGNLRISGKDKVVEGAMGGIQQLPDSIVHCTQLWDLLIDRQPQLDADDVFTKAARMKRLTHLKVTNCNISKLPTIDWKNTAWQMLVLSQNLLTELPVGLLDVPALQTLAVAENRLPESLNRDFHDKESVRVAFIEAGLVPLESLSKPNRRVASAYMQMSAHKARQRDWAGVLSDLGKAIEYAPDTIRSFAYGQRASFHVFRKEYPEALADYDKAIQYAPQLRKEKLSDTMATTRTLATYWQQKAFVLGIMGQYDAALSAITQAESFLPPADTYSPLTGLVHTERGRYLAMKDKLADADSSYRKAIRAYEKLMHPDPGIRLTIVELSLLTGQYDRAKRAIADLPMDQMRDGYATLKEYLEICIAVLKNEQTGAQAMERLTAYLDKHPAKIYGWRFDLFDNWLTKSKLPTEKMATLRQLTDATKERLVKPE
- a CDS encoding n-acetylglutamate synthase, translating into MYDNKTFRSVTNTPNGDVSGDTLFHYHQQDKLVWAEYAGGDIVKGFLIAVVLEGGFLDMRYEHVNSQGKLMTGRCSSAPELLPDGRIRLHEQWQWTSGDGSSGTSIVEEVFV
- a CDS encoding agmatine/peptidylarginine deiminase, translated to MNIQPLIETTNQALIPAREGFFFPPEWHPHVATWLSWPHTEASWTREQQELMFPAYIEFIKAIAESEQVCINAHNEIVIQAAKLRLLAAGADMSRITLLPHPTNDSWCRDHGPAFLINPEKKERMIVNWGYNAWGGKYPPYDRDDLIPIEIAHYRNLDYVTPGIIMEGGSVEFNGAGTVLTSRACLLNQNRNAHLTQAKIEQYLCDYYGVQQVLWVEEGIVGDDTDGHIDDTVRFVNEDTVIAAYESNQNDANYPFLQEIHQELKEMRLLNGKQLNIVELPMPDPVVSDGLRLPASYANFLITTGSVIVPTFRCAKDQQALDIIGSCFPDRKIVGIDSTDIVWGLGSFHCLSQQEPGV